Within Sphingobium aromaticiconvertens, the genomic segment GCCATTACTGCATCCCTTCTGGAGTGGTCGTAGCGCTCTTTCTCTTGCGGGATGTCTCTGTTCAGCGACTTGGGCCACTTCTAGGATCAGAATTTTCTATCTTGGCTGACGAAGAAAGGTCGTGTGCGGGTAAAGCCCGCGACGATAGCGCTTCTACCAACATATCCACGGCTGTTGCGAGCCGATCGTCCAGCAGGGAAAGAAGTTCGGTCCATTCCACAATGGCATTGAGTTCTCCGGGACCGTCGGAAACCCCTCGCAATCCCATGAGTGGAATGTCAAACTTTTCGCATGCGCGGGCCACGGCAAATGTTTCCATATCCACCATGTCAGCGTCGATAGCGGCATAGGCGTCGCCCGAGACGATATTGGCTCCTGTTGAAAGGCGAGCCGTTTCCAGAGCGAGCGGCGTCAAAAGTGGCAGCTCTATCGGGTGATCGATAAATGGGGTCACGCCCTTGGGGAAGCCAAGCGCTGAAGCGTCCATGTCGCGCCAGGACACGGAGCGAATCTGGTAAACATGCCCTAATGCGCAAATCCGGGATCCTGCCGATCCTAAAGAGACCACCAAGTCTGGCAGATCACCTGTCCGACCCAGATCGGCAAGGGCGATGCCTGTGTGGAGCGCAGCTTCAATTGGGCCAACGCCCGTCATCAACGGCCTGAAGCGCTTTTGCAGATGCATGCCGTATTCCGCGCCCACGGCCATAACGAATAGCACGCGCTTTCCACCAATGACTTCACAGCCTGCCATGCCATTCCCTTTCGCGCGCGCCTTGATCTGCTGCAGCACATCTTTGTCGCAGGTCAATCACCAGTGCCAAAACAAGTGCGGGGGTTTCGGCGTTGCGATAGGTTCCGGAGACTATGATATGCGCGCTCTTCGTCGAACGAAGGGTTCGATCGTGTCAGCGGCGGACTAATCTTCCAGAAAGATCGCGCCCTTGTGGTCGCCAACCAGCGGGCCATCGAGCCGATTGTCGGCGAAAATACCCACTGCCCTTCCCGCTTCGCCCCGAGCCACTCGGATAACATGATCTCGCGCTTTGGGAGCACATCTTCGGCAGGTGCTTGGAACAGCCTGTTGCAGAAATCTTTGACAATCGCACCACATGATGCGTATATAAGCATCAGGAGAAGCGACATGGCAAGTAAAGCAGCAAGGGCAGCCGTGCCGGTAGTACATGCCGGGTTGCAGACATTTTCGGGCGAAGGGGATCGTCACCGGTTAACGGGAACGGCCGTGAAAGCTGTATTGCGCTTGATCAGTGCCTGGGGTGGCAGCAATGCCGAAGGCGCAACGCTTCTGGGCGTTTCTGAAAGCACATGGGATCGAATGAAGTCCGGTAAATGGGATGGTGTGTTGAGCCAGGACCAGATGACACGGGCTTCCGCGCTTATCGGTGTGTTCAAAGGTCTGCATCTGCTTTTCGCCGATGACATGGCGGATCGTTGGCCCAGACTCGTCAATCGTGGACCAATCTTCGACCGCCGTGCGCCCATTCATGCGATGATGGAAGGCGGCATTCCCCGCATGCTCGAAACGCGCCAATATATCGACGCGCTGCGTGGCGGTCTCTGATAACGGGCAAACCTTACCAGTGGCGCGAGAAGCATTTTCGCGCACGGTCCGGCTTGTCTCGAGCGCAAGGCTACGCGAAGCGGTCTTGGCGCCACTGGCAGATTCTCCGGAAGAACTGGACCTGATCGCTGAAATTGAAGCCGCTACAAGCAGCAGGCGGATCGCTGAGGATCGCGGCCTCAGCGCGCTCTCGGTCGACGAACTCGTGCATGGCGTGCCACATGCCCATTTCATTAATGCGAGTTTTGCCTACGCCAAGCCGCGCTCGCCAATGCGGTTCAATCCGGCCGAACGCGGTGCATGGTATGCGGCGCTCGCTGTAGATACGTGCATTGCCGAAGTGGGGCATCATTTGACCCAGGCACTGATCGATGTCGACGACTTCAACGCCGTCGTCGAATATGGCGAAATGCTTGCGAGCATGTCGGGAGTCTTTGTCGACCTGCGCGCGATTCACGACCATCCCAGCCTTCATCCCGACCCGGCAACGGGCTATGCCGCTGGCAACGCCGTTGCCGCTTTGGCGCGCGCCCAAGGCCATAATGGCATCATCTATCCTTCGGTACGCCATTCCGGAGGGATTTGCATTGCCGCCCTCTGGCCCAATGTCGTTCAGTCTGTCGTACAGGGCGCGATGTATCGCCTGACCTGGACCGGGACGCCAAATTTTGCGGTCGAAGCTCTTTAGCTTTCGTCACGCGAATTGCTCCCCACTTTCCATTCGGATGGACTTCGTTTGGGATGTCGTTTTTAGCTAAACCGTCACCTTTCAGGGCCATGATCAAGAATTTCTGGAAGTGAGTCGTCGCCGACGTGCATACCCGTGATGATGATCTGGTCCGCAGGACTGTCGTTCGCGGCCGGCGCTTGTGCATGGACTGGCAGCGGTGCCAGATATGCGATTGCCATCCAGCTTGCCGTCAAAGGCCACTTGGTCATCGTCAACTCCCCATTCTTTGTCGGAGAGGCTGGTAATGCGACTTAGTGGCAATAGCAACATATGGAAACATTAGCTTTGATCGCGGTTGCTCCAATCATGCAGGTACGTTTCAGAAAAAACATTGGGATCCAAGCTTAATGGAGTTGGGAGCCGACATATCGCTTCTCGTGAATGCCTAGGGTCAGGACTCATTGATTGATCCAGAATATAACGGTCGCGGCGATGCAGATGGCGGACATGAAGGTATGGGCGCAACGATCGTAGCGCGTGTGGATGCGCCGCCAGTCCTTGATCCTGCCGAACATATTCTCGACTTTGTGCCGCTGTCTATAGAGCGCCGTGTCGTGTGGAATGGGCACTTTCCGGTTCCCCTTTGACGGGATGCAGGCCGTGATCTTGCGGTCGGCCAGTGCCGCGCGGAACCAGTCGGCGTCATAGCCCTTGTCGCCCAGCAGGACCTTTGCCTTCGGGAAGGCATCGATCATCAGTGCAGCGCCCTTATAATCGCTCATCTGCCCTTCACTGAGCAGCATGATGAGCGGTCGGCCTTTGCCATCGCATACGGCATGTAGCTTGGAGTTCAGGCCGCCTTTGGTGCGTCCGATACGTCGGGGAACATCCCCTTTTTAAGCAGGCTTGCCGCCGTCCGGTGTGCTTTCAGGTGGGTTGCATCGATCATCAACTGGTCGGGCTTGCCGCCCTTTGCTGCCAAGCCAGCGAAGATTTTGTTGAACACGCCGAGCCTGCTCCAGCGGATGAAACGATTGTAGATCGTCTTGTGTGGGCCATACTCCTTGGGCGCGTCGCGCCACATCAGCCCGTGCTTGATGACGTAAATGATCCCAGACACTATCCGCCGATCATCCACTCTTGGCACCCCATGAGACAAGGGAAAATACGGCTCGATCCGGCGCATCTGCGCCTCACTCAGCAGAAACGGAACATCCATCGGCAGCGCCTCCTAACGCTGCTATTGAATCAACCCATCACCCAATGCGCAAGCAATTTAACAGGTCCTGACCCTAGGAAGGGTCGAGGTGAAGCCTGATGGTTCACGGATCAAATCAGGAGCCTGATGCCCTTGGCAACCGCCATCGCGGGCTGGCAAGCGATGTGCTATCTTCCCGCCGCGCACGCCTGCTACGGAGTCGGGCGTCTGGCGAGAGGAGGGCAGCCATGTCCGCACCGATCGACGAAGATAAACTGCACGCATTTGTAGGAAAGATGTTGGGCGATCTGGGGGGCGCGATGAGCGTGCCCACCGTAAGGCTAGGCGTCAGGCTGGGGCTGTTTGATGCCCTTTCGAAAGGGCCTGCTACCGCAGCAGAGCTGGCGCAGCGCGCGGACGGGTTGCATGAACGTTATGTGCGGGAATGGGCGCTGGCGCAGGCGGCAAATGGCTATGTCGATTTCGACCCGGGGACCGACCGTTTCAGCCTGTCGCCCGAACAGGCGATGGTGTTCCACAATCCTGACAGCCCGGTCCATCTGGTTGCCGCTTTCGAAATGGTGGCCGCGATGATCGAGGCGGAACCCAAGGTGGAAGAATGTTTCCGCAACGGAACAGGGGTACGTTGGGGTGATCATGCGGGCTGCCTGTTTTGCGCGACTGGCGCATTCTTCCGGCCAGGGTATGTCAACAATATCGTGCAGGCCTGGATTCCGGCGTTGGATGGCATGGAAGCCAAGCTTCGGGCGGGCGCAAAGGTCGCTGATGTCGGATGCGGCGTTGGCTTCTCCACGCTGCTAATGGCGGAGGCTTATCCCGAGAGCCGGTTTTTCGG encodes:
- a CDS encoding 5'-methylthioadenosine/S-adenosylhomocysteine nucleosidase (Enables the cleavage of the glycosidic bond in both 5'-methylthioadenosine and S-adenosylhomocysteine) is translated as MAGCEVIGGKRVLFVMAVGAEYGMHLQKRFRPLMTGVGPIEAALHTGIALADLGRTGDLPDLVVSLGSAGSRICALGHVYQIRSVSWRDMDASALGFPKGVTPFIDHPIELPLLTPLALETARLSTGANIVSGDAYAAIDADMVDMETFAVARACEKFDIPLMGLRGVSDGPGELNAIVEWTELLSLLDDRLATAVDMLVEALSSRALPAHDLSSSAKIENSDPRSGPSR
- a CDS encoding antitoxin Xre-like helix-turn-helix domain-containing protein; this encodes MVANQRAIEPIVGENTHCPSRFAPSHSDNMISRFGSTSSAGAWNSLLQKSLTIAPHDAYISIRRSDMASKAARAAVPVVHAGLQTFSGEGDRHRLTGTAVKAVLRLISAWGGSNAEGATLLGVSESTWDRMKSGKWDGVLSQDQMTRASALIGVFKGLHLLFADDMADRWPRLVNRGPIFDRRAPIHAMMEGGIPRMLETRQYIDALRGGL
- a CDS encoding RES family NAD+ phosphorylase, with protein sequence MAPLADSPEELDLIAEIEAATSSRRIAEDRGLSALSVDELVHGVPHAHFINASFAYAKPRSPMRFNPAERGAWYAALAVDTCIAEVGHHLTQALIDVDDFNAVVEYGEMLASMSGVFVDLRAIHDHPSLHPDPATGYAAGNAVAALARAQGHNGIIYPSVRHSGGICIAALWPNVVQSVVQGAMYRLTWTGTPNFAVEAL
- a CDS encoding IS5 family transposase (programmed frameshift), with the protein product MDVPFLLSEAQMRRIEPYFPLSHGVPRVDDRRIVSGIIYVIKHGLMWRDAPKEYGPHKTIYNRFIRWSRLGVFNKIFAGLAAKGGKPDQLMIDATHLKAHRTAASLLKKGMFPRRIGRTKGGLNSKLHAVCDGKGRPLIMLLSEGQMSDYKGAALMIDAFPKAKVLLGDKGYDADWFRAALADRKITACIPSKGNRKVPIPHDTALYRQRHKVENMFGRIKDWRRIHTRYDRCAHTFMSAICIAATVIFWINQ
- a CDS encoding class I SAM-dependent methyltransferase, yielding MSAPIDEDKLHAFVGKMLGDLGGAMSVPTVRLGVRLGLFDALSKGPATAAELAQRADGLHERYVREWALAQAANGYVDFDPGTDRFSLSPEQAMVFHNPDSPVHLVAAFEMVAAMIEAEPKVEECFRNGTGVRWGDHAGCLFCATGAFFRPGYVNNIVQAWIPALDGMEAKLRAGAKVADVGCGVGFSTLLMAEAYPESRFFGYDFHAPSIEEARHHAEAHGLGEQVRFEVATAKDVPERDFDLVTMYDCLHDMGDPRGCAAHMREILAADGSWMIVEPIAGDKPEANFNPVGRLFYNASTMICVPTSLDQEVGEGLGAQAGEARLTKVVREGGFERVRRAIEGPFNMVLEAR